In Pyricularia oryzae 70-15 chromosome 2, whole genome shotgun sequence, one genomic interval encodes:
- a CDS encoding uroporphyrinogen decarboxylase produces the protein MGHTFEPLKNDLVIRTAWGQKVERPPIWIMRQAGRYLPEYHEAKGNRDFFECCRDPEVASTLTLQPIDRFDGLLDASIIFSDILVIPQAMGMVVEMVDKKGPHFPNPLQSPDDGQYAEVLARDVDVSKELDYVYKAITLTRKKLQGRVPLIGFCGAPWTLFCYMVEGGGTKLFIQSKKWIFRHPEESKKMLQKIAELCVEYLALQVQAGAQLVQVFDSWAGELSPASFEQFSAPYLRYISENLPKRLKELSLDPVPMIVFPKGAWFALEDCCAMGYNVVGLDWLYSPAKANQVRGDREIVLQGNADPGVLYGTKDAITAAVKDMVEGFDWKEKKKGWIVNLGHGITPLVNPDDLKFYLQEIHRQTKD, from the exons ATGGGTCATACTTTCGAGCCACTCAAAAACGACCTGGTTATCAGGACTGCCTGGG GCCAAAAAGTCGAGAGACCACCAATATGGATCATGAGACAGG CTGGCCGGTACTTGCCCGAGTATCATGAGGCCAAGGGCAACAGAGACTTTTTCGAGTGCTGTCGCGACCCAGAGGTGGCCTCCACCCTGACTCTACAGCCCATCGACCGCTTCGATGGCCTGCTTGACGCCTCCATCATCTTCTCCGACATTCTTGTCATCCCCCAGGCCATGGGCATGGTCGTTGAGATGGTCGACAAGAAGGGCCCGCACTTCCCAAACCCCCTTCAGTCGCCCGACGATGGCCAGTACGCCGAGGTGCTCGCGCGGGATGTGGACGTCTCCAAGGAGCTGGACTACGTCTACAAGGCCATCACCCTGACCCGTAAGAAGCTTCAGGGCCGAGTGCCGCTCATTGGCTTCTGCGGTGCTCCCTGGACCCTGTTCTGCTACATGGTCGAGGGTGGTGGCACCAAGCTCTTCATCCAGAGCAAGAAATGGATATTCAGGCATCCCGAGGAGAGCAAGAAGATGCTGCAAAAGATCGCCGAGCTCTGCGTCGAGTATCTCGCCCTGCAGGTTCAGGCCGGAGCACAG CTTGTCCAAGTCTTTGACTCTTGGGCAGGAGAGCTCTCTCCTGCATCCTTCGAGCAGTTTTCTGCTCCTTACCTGCGCTATATTTCggaaaacctcccgaaaaggCTCAAGGAGCTGAGTCTGGATCCCGTCCCAATGATTGTTTTCCCCAAGGGTGCCTGGTTCGCCCTGGAGGATTGCTGCGCCATGGGTTACAACGTCGTTGGGCTCGATTGGCTCTACAGTCCTGCCAAGGCCAACCAGGTCCGAGGAGATCGGGAAATCGTCCTGCAGGGCAACGCCGACCCTGGAGTGCTCTACGGCACTAAGGATGCCATTACAGCTGCTGTCAAGGACATGGTTGAAGGATTTGActggaaggagaagaagaagggctgGATAGTAAACCTGGGCCACG GAATTACACCGCTCGTCAACCCGGACGACCTGAAGTTTTATCTGCAGGAGATCCACAGACAAACCAAAGACTAG
- a CDS encoding developmental regulator VelB — protein sequence MNPGYSSTASQPGHNPSALPHDVHHALPAIGHPGSYHASMPQLPSIPPSMPPHYSDQYGMMQQPQDQPAPSSTTEGGAETKPSADAVARTQKKLQPHVGEQDGRKYRLDVVQQPKRARMCGFGDKDRRPITPPPCIRLIVTDAVTGKEIDCNEIEHTMYVLNVDLWSEDAQQEVNLVRHTSATPSISSTTPASFAQIDSTPPAFAQIPGTNREMPSYPQSQAYAPSVTPFAQQGGYGQQAISPVGPHYGMVANTYGGQGGYTYASPTDMHPHQLGSQVGPYGPRIFNGAPDMGMHQRMALQGTHQGAPPQGMFTRNLIGSLSASAFRLNDPQEKIGIWFVLQDLSVRTEGIFRLRFSYVNVGAPTRTPNGGPANQTSILNTGKAPILASCFSDAFQVYSAKKFPGVCESTPLSKCFAGQGIKIPIRKAEGGGKNNDDDDDY from the exons ATGAACCCCGGTTACTCGTCCACGGCTAGCCAGCCCGGCCACAACCCTTCCGCATTGCCTCACGATGTACACCACGCGTTGCCTGCCATTGGCCATCCCGGCAGCTACCACGCGTCCATGCCTCAGCTGCCGTCTATTCCTCCGTCGATGCCTCCGCACTACTCGGACCAGTACGGCATGATGCAACAACCCCAGGACCAGCCGGCACCCTCCTCTACTACTGAAGGCGGCGCCGAGACAAAGCCAAGCGCAGACGCTGTGGCAAGGACCCAGAAGAAGCTGCAGCCGCATGTCGGCGAGCAAGATGGTCGCAAATACCG GCTTGATGTCGTGCAGCAACCAAAAAGGGCGCGAATGTGTGGCTTTGGAGACAAG GACCGAAGGCCTATAACTCCCCCGCCATGCATTCGCCTTATCGTAACCGACGCTGTCACAGGCAAGGAGATTGACTGCAA CGAAATCGAGCACACAATGTATGTCCTCAACGTCGACCTTTGGTCCGAGGATGCGCAGCAGGAGGTAAATCTTGTCCGTCACACTTCCGCCACGCCTTCCATCTCGTCAACCACCCCGGCATCCTTCGCGCAAATTGATTCAACTCCGCCGGCGTTCGCTCAGATTCCCGGCACGAATCGCGAAATGCCATCCTACCCCCAGTCCCAGGCGTATGCGCCAAGCGTAACCCCCTTTGCCCAACAGGGAGGCTACGGACAGCAAGCGATATCTCCAG TTGGTCCACACTACGGCATGGTGGCCAACACATACGGCGGTCAAGGGGGCTACACGTACGCCTCGCCCACAGACATGCACCCGCACCAACTAGGCTCACAAGTAGGACCTTATGGGCCCCGGATCTTCAATGGAGCTCCCGATATGGGAATGCACCAGCGGATGGCGCTTCAAGGGACGCACCAGGGAGCCCCTCCACAGGGAATGTTTACGAGGAACCTGATCGGCAGTTTATCTGCCAGCGCTTTCCGACTGAACGACCCCCAGGAAAAGATTGGTATCTGGTTCGTGTTGCAAGATTTGAGCGTGCGGACAGAAGGAATCTTTCG CCTGCGGTTCTCATATGTCAACGTCGGAGCTCCGACCAGGACTCCCAACGGCGGCCCCGCCAACCAAACGTCTATCCTCAACACAGGAAAAGCGCCCATTCTTGCGTCATGTTTCAGCGACGCTTTCCAAGTTTACTCGGCCAAGAAGTTCCCAGGTGTTTGCGAAAGCACACCTTTGAGCAAATGTTTTGCCGGACAAGGAATCAAGATTCCGATTCGCAAGGCAGAAGGTGGTGGTAAAAAcaatgacgacgatgacgactaTTGA